The following proteins are encoded in a genomic region of Porphyrobacter sp. CACIAM 03H1:
- the ribH gene encoding 6,7-dimethyl-8-ribityllumazine synthase, with amino-acid sequence MADILIVEARFYAHLNDMLIAGARAALESAGHSVEVLTVPGALEIPGAIALAAESDRYDAFVAIGVVIRGETYHFEIVAGESARAIMALTMDGIAIGNGILTVENEAQALVRADPAQKDKGGEAAKAALALLALQDRFG; translated from the coding sequence ATGGCCGACATCCTCATCGTCGAAGCGCGCTTCTACGCCCATCTCAACGACATGCTGATCGCCGGCGCCCGCGCCGCGCTGGAATCCGCAGGCCACTCGGTCGAGGTGCTGACGGTGCCCGGGGCGCTCGAAATTCCCGGCGCCATCGCCCTTGCGGCAGAGAGCGACCGCTACGACGCCTTCGTCGCGATCGGCGTGGTGATCCGCGGCGAAACCTACCACTTCGAGATCGTCGCCGGCGAAAGCGCGCGCGCGATCATGGCCTTGACGATGGACGGCATCGCCATCGGCAACGGCATCCTCACGGTCGAGAACGAGGCCCAGGCGCTGGTCCGCGCGGACCCTGCCCAGAAGGACAAGGGCGGCGAGGCGGCCAAAGCCGCGCTGGCGCTGCTGGCGCTGCAGGACCGCTTTGGTTGA
- the rodA gene encoding rod shape-determining protein RodA has protein sequence MNTLAARGGIVPEPIARQPWEMLIPLLLLTGFGGLVLYSAGGGSMQPFALPHFIRFLVFAVMAGVIAALPRDFVRVVTYPGYLVVLLMLLAVEIVGQVGGGSQRWLEAGPIRIQPSEIMKPAVVLAMARFYETLPSGMIGSWRSVVPAGMLILLPIGLVLMQPDLGTSVAIAFGGVVVMFLAGLPLWWFLTAGGLGIAALPLIYFFALHDYQRARVTTFLDPESDPLGAGYHIAQSKIAIGSGGIFGKGFNNGTQSHLNYLPEPHTDFVFASMAEEWGLMGGLFVLAMYTLILRWGWKVAAESQDRFCALLAAGATATIFFYIAINLLMVMGMAPAKGIPLPWMSHGGSSMMTNMICIGLLMMVNRWNREAPRRGLAV, from the coding sequence ATGAACACGCTGGCCGCCCGCGGCGGGATCGTTCCCGAACCGATCGCCCGCCAACCGTGGGAGATGCTGATCCCGTTGCTGTTGCTGACCGGCTTCGGCGGGCTGGTGCTCTATTCGGCGGGCGGGGGTTCGATGCAGCCCTTCGCCCTGCCCCACTTCATCCGCTTTCTCGTCTTCGCGGTCATGGCCGGCGTGATCGCGGCCCTGCCGCGCGATTTCGTCCGGGTGGTGACCTATCCGGGCTATCTCGTGGTGCTGCTGATGCTGCTCGCGGTCGAGATCGTCGGACAGGTCGGGGGCGGGAGCCAGCGGTGGCTCGAGGCCGGGCCGATCCGGATCCAGCCTTCCGAGATCATGAAACCTGCCGTGGTGCTGGCGATGGCACGCTTCTACGAGACGCTGCCCTCAGGGATGATAGGATCCTGGCGCTCGGTGGTGCCGGCGGGGATGCTGATCCTGCTCCCGATCGGCCTCGTGCTGATGCAGCCCGACCTCGGCACTTCGGTCGCAATCGCCTTCGGCGGGGTGGTGGTGATGTTCCTCGCCGGTCTCCCCCTGTGGTGGTTCCTGACCGCGGGAGGCCTAGGGATCGCGGCCCTGCCGCTGATCTACTTCTTCGCGCTCCACGACTATCAGCGTGCCCGCGTGACGACCTTTCTCGATCCCGAGAGCGATCCGCTGGGCGCAGGCTACCACATCGCCCAGTCGAAGATCGCGATCGGATCGGGCGGGATCTTCGGCAAGGGGTTCAACAACGGCACGCAAAGCCACCTCAATTACCTGCCGGAACCGCACACGGATTTCGTCTTCGCCTCGATGGCCGAGGAATGGGGTCTGATGGGCGGACTGTTCGTGCTCGCGATGTACACGCTGATCCTGCGCTGGGGATGGAAGGTCGCGGCCGAGAGCCAGGACCGCTTTTGCGCGCTGCTCGCCGCGGGGGCGACGGCGACGATCTTTTTCTACATCGCGATCAACCTGCTGATGGTGATGGGGATGGCGCCCGCCAAGGGGATTCCGCTGCCGTGGATGAGCCACGGCGGCTCCTCGATGATGACCAACATGATCTGCATCGGCCTGCTGATGATGGTCAACCGCTGGAACCGCGAGGCACCGCGGCGGGGCCTTGCAGTCTGA
- the mreC gene encoding rod shape-determining protein MreC: MAPPSSRRSGFSKKAQYSLFTGYLLAGAGAVVGAALLALSLWQPAAFAPLRGVAGDAVAPAGQAAAVTRSGSQGVFAAIAGYFNAGAQNAELRREMEIARIRLAEAEAVKAENRRLKGLLGLAEGEAKPVAVARLVGSTATSGRRHAFINAGSTAGVLPGMPVISERGVIGRVLETGRISARVLLLTDSESVLPVRRATDNVIAFAEGRGDGLLRIRLVNLGVNPLKVGDMMVTSGAGGYYRPGVAVAVIAKITPDGGIARLVAEPAATSFVAIEPVARPAAITEIADDSEIAGPAESAAAPAPSPSPAEPDAE, from the coding sequence ATGGCGCCCCCCTCTTCGCGCCGCTCGGGCTTCTCGAAGAAAGCGCAGTATTCGCTGTTCACCGGCTACCTGCTGGCCGGTGCGGGAGCCGTGGTGGGTGCGGCGCTGCTGGCGCTGTCGCTGTGGCAGCCGGCTGCCTTTGCCCCTTTGCGCGGCGTGGCGGGCGACGCCGTTGCCCCCGCCGGACAGGCTGCCGCGGTGACGCGCTCCGGCTCGCAGGGGGTGTTCGCGGCGATCGCGGGCTATTTCAACGCGGGTGCCCAGAACGCCGAACTCCGCCGCGAGATGGAGATCGCCCGTATCCGCCTTGCCGAAGCCGAGGCGGTCAAGGCCGAGAACCGCCGCCTGAAAGGGCTGCTCGGCCTCGCCGAGGGCGAGGCCAAGCCTGTCGCGGTTGCCCGCCTCGTCGGCTCGACCGCGACCAGCGGGCGGCGCCACGCCTTCATCAATGCAGGGTCGACCGCCGGCGTTCTGCCGGGGATGCCGGTGATCTCCGAGCGCGGGGTGATCGGCCGCGTGCTCGAGACCGGGCGGATCTCGGCCCGGGTTCTCCTGCTGACCGACAGCGAGAGCGTGCTGCCGGTGCGCCGCGCCACGGACAATGTCATCGCCTTTGCCGAAGGTCGCGGCGACGGCCTGCTGCGCATCCGCCTCGTCAATCTCGGGGTCAATCCGCTGAAAGTCGGCGACATGATGGTGACGAGCGGCGCCGGCGGCTATTACCGGCCCGGCGTGGCGGTGGCGGTGATCGCCAAGATCACGCCCGACGGCGGGATTGCGCGGCTCGTGGCCGAACCTGCGGCGACCAGCTTTGTTGCGATCGAACCGGTCGCGCGGCCCGCCGCCATCACCGAGATTGCCGACGACAGCGAGATCGCCGGACCGGCGGAAAGCGCAGCCGCGCCCGCCCCCTCCCCTTCCCCCGCCGAACCGGACGCGGAGTGA
- a CDS encoding excalibur calcium-binding domain-containing protein, whose product MKRLAALGPIALAFTGLTPASVAHPGGLAADGCHNDRKNGGRHCHRASTTQAPASSQQSPRGSTYYPNCAAARAAGAAPLYRGDPGYGTHLDRDNDGKACE is encoded by the coding sequence ATGAAGAGACTTGCCGCACTGGGGCCAATCGCTCTGGCGTTCACCGGGCTAACCCCTGCATCAGTCGCGCATCCGGGCGGTCTTGCGGCTGACGGTTGCCACAACGACCGTAAGAACGGCGGACGCCATTGTCATCGTGCCTCTACAACTCAAGCGCCAGCATCATCGCAGCAGTCGCCGAGGGGCAGCACCTACTATCCTAATTGCGCGGCCGCTCGGGCAGCCGGCGCCGCCCCCCTCTATCGAGGCGACCCAGGTTACGGCACACACCTTGACCGCGACAATGACGGAAAGGCTTGCGAATAA
- the mrdA gene encoding penicillin-binding protein 2 produces the protein MKIPFLQKGPERPARMISASILRSTFERRAVVIGAVQGGIGVLLALRLGYLSVAENEKYRLESESNRVNLTLIPPRRGWILDRDGAPLASNRADFRVDLIPERLVDADATIDRLGELLSLEPARIADIKDKVATSRGFQPVEVASGLRYEQFAALSVRLPDLPGVVPQRGFSRFYPTASSVGHLIGYVGPASAEEYEKDPNPLLITPGYKIGKDGLEKQFEKELRGVPGARRVEVTAGGRIVRDLETREDVQGNPVRLTIDGPLQDYAARRIGLESGSVVVMDCRTGDLLCMASMPSFDPNSFSDGIGGVEYAMLREDERVPLRNKVLKGLYPPGSTVKPMVSMALMEQGIDPEETVFCGGGLRVGNRVFGCWNRRGHGATNMAKAIYQSCDVYFYAMAQRTGMDPIAAMARRCGMGQEFPLPVTSQFFGTVPDPAWKMKKWGREWQAFDTVNATIGQGYMLSSPLQLAVMASRLATGKHVMPRLTLDTKPQGFDKIDFPADQVEYVRKAMSDVVNGPGTAGRARLPVEGTLMAGKTGTAQVVSLSISNGKSGPWKYRDHGLFIFFAPYDNPRYAGAVVIEHGGGSGAAYPIARDVMTFMFDPAKGLEALAALEAGWGGTAQQRLERRYAAYAAERGATVSRPPRRDEEIFDRVEAEARRAATQTEAIADEVIAPRPEANPSGAPPGAAAAPTPAPPTAPAPPPPPAPSPAGTTP, from the coding sequence ATGAAGATCCCGTTCCTGCAGAAAGGCCCTGAACGCCCCGCGCGGATGATCAGCGCCTCGATCCTGCGCAGCACCTTCGAGCGGCGCGCGGTGGTGATCGGCGCGGTGCAGGGCGGGATTGGCGTGCTGCTGGCGCTGCGGCTCGGCTATCTCTCTGTGGCCGAGAACGAGAAATACCGCCTCGAATCCGAGAGCAACCGCGTCAACCTCACTCTCATTCCGCCGCGGCGGGGCTGGATCCTCGACCGCGACGGTGCACCGCTCGCCTCCAACCGCGCCGATTTCCGCGTCGACCTGATCCCCGAGCGGCTCGTCGATGCAGATGCCACCATTGACCGGCTCGGCGAACTGCTGTCGCTCGAGCCCGCGCGGATCGCCGACATCAAGGACAAGGTCGCGACCTCGCGCGGGTTTCAGCCGGTCGAGGTCGCAAGCGGCCTCCGATACGAGCAGTTCGCCGCGCTCAGCGTGCGCCTGCCGGACCTCCCCGGCGTGGTGCCCCAGCGCGGCTTTTCGCGCTTCTACCCGACCGCCTCCAGCGTCGGGCATCTGATCGGCTATGTCGGCCCGGCTTCGGCGGAGGAATACGAGAAGGACCCCAATCCGCTGCTGATCACGCCCGGCTACAAGATCGGCAAGGACGGGCTCGAGAAGCAGTTCGAGAAGGAGCTGCGCGGGGTGCCCGGCGCGCGACGGGTGGAGGTGACGGCCGGCGGGCGGATCGTGCGCGATCTCGAAACGCGCGAGGATGTTCAAGGCAACCCCGTGCGCCTCACCATCGACGGTCCGCTCCAGGATTACGCCGCCCGCCGCATCGGGCTCGAAAGCGGCTCGGTGGTGGTGATGGACTGCCGCACCGGCGACCTGCTCTGCATGGCCTCGATGCCGAGCTTCGATCCCAATTCCTTCTCGGACGGGATCGGCGGGGTCGAATACGCGATGCTGCGCGAGGACGAGCGGGTGCCGCTGCGCAACAAGGTCCTGAAGGGGCTCTATCCCCCCGGATCGACGGTCAAGCCGATGGTGTCGATGGCGCTCATGGAGCAGGGCATCGACCCCGAAGAGACGGTTTTCTGCGGCGGCGGCCTGCGGGTCGGCAACCGCGTCTTCGGCTGCTGGAACCGGCGCGGCCACGGCGCAACCAACATGGCAAAGGCCATCTACCAGAGCTGCGACGTCTATTTCTACGCCATGGCCCAGCGCACGGGCATGGACCCGATTGCAGCGATGGCGCGGCGCTGCGGGATGGGGCAGGAATTTCCCCTGCCCGTCACCAGCCAGTTCTTCGGCACCGTGCCGGACCCGGCATGGAAGATGAAGAAGTGGGGCCGCGAATGGCAGGCCTTCGACACGGTCAACGCCACCATCGGGCAGGGCTACATGCTCTCGAGCCCCTTGCAGCTCGCGGTGATGGCCTCGCGCCTTGCGACGGGCAAGCACGTGATGCCGCGCCTCACGCTCGACACCAAGCCGCAGGGGTTCGACAAGATCGACTTCCCCGCCGATCAGGTCGAATATGTGCGCAAGGCGATGAGCGACGTGGTCAATGGCCCCGGCACGGCGGGCCGCGCGCGTCTGCCGGTCGAGGGCACGCTGATGGCGGGCAAGACCGGCACCGCGCAGGTCGTCTCGCTCTCGATCTCCAACGGCAAATCCGGGCCTTGGAAATATCGCGACCATGGCCTGTTCATCTTCTTCGCCCCCTATGACAACCCACGCTATGCCGGCGCGGTGGTGATCGAGCACGGCGGTGGATCGGGCGCGGCCTATCCGATCGCGCGCGACGTGATGACCTTCATGTTCGATCCGGCCAAGGGGCTGGAGGCGCTCGCCGCGCTCGAGGCCGGATGGGGCGGGACGGCGCAGCAGCGGCTCGAGCGGCGCTACGCCGCCTATGCGGCAGAGCGCGGTGCGACCGTCAGCCGCCCGCCGCGCCGGGACGAGGAGATCTTCGACCGCGTCGAGGCCGAGGCCCGCCGCGCCGCCACCCAGACCGAGGCCATCGCCGACGAGGTGATCGCTCCGCGGCCCGAGGCCAATCCTTCGGGCGCCCCGCCGGGGGCAGCCGCCGCGCCGACGCCCGCGCCGCCCACCGCCCCGGCCCCGCCACCGCCGCCAGCCCCCTCCCCTGCCGGGACGACACCATGA
- the mreD gene encoding rod shape-determining protein MreD — MERLDPRARSDIYGLRINRAPDPWRVRGVPYASIILGSLLPVLLIADLMPLLPSFGFLMLLAWRMVRPGLLPLWAGAPLGAFDDLVSGQPFGSAILLWSLTMIAIEIIETRFPWRDFWHDWFTASVLALAYWLAALLVSGASVTPEMISVAAPQALLSVLLYPIIARMVAGLDRFRLSRARTID, encoded by the coding sequence ATGGAGCGGCTCGATCCCCGCGCCCGTTCGGACATCTACGGGTTGCGCATCAATCGCGCGCCGGACCCGTGGCGGGTGCGCGGGGTGCCCTATGCCTCGATCATTCTCGGTTCGCTGCTTCCGGTTCTGCTGATCGCCGACCTGATGCCGCTGCTGCCTTCCTTCGGCTTCCTGATGCTTCTCGCCTGGCGGATGGTGCGCCCCGGCCTGCTGCCGCTCTGGGCCGGAGCCCCGCTCGGCGCTTTCGACGATCTGGTCAGCGGCCAGCCTTTCGGCAGCGCGATCCTGCTGTGGTCGCTGACCATGATCGCCATCGAGATCATCGAGACCCGTTTCCCGTGGCGCGATTTCTGGCACGACTGGTTCACCGCCAGCGTGCTGGCGCTGGCCTACTGGCTGGCGGCGCTGCTGGTTTCGGGTGCGAGCGTGACGCCGGAAATGATCTCGGTCGCCGCCCCGCAGGCCTTGCTGTCGGTCCTGCTCTATCCGATAATCGCGCGCATGGTAGCCGGACTCGACCGCTTCCGTCTGTCACGGGCGCGGACCATCGACTGA
- a CDS encoding tyrosine-type recombinase/integrase yields the protein MATARITKSLLDGLTPGAKDAFVWDSKLAGFGVKVTPSGSKVFVYQYRLGGRGAKVRRYTIGKFGPFTPDKARHEAEHLARLVAQGTDPQQVKAKHRREVVDLAFDKYVERFETDYLKREWPASCADARATLDRFAVPVLKSKPLPAIDRRDIRAVLRPVQGKPATARKLFAILRRLFKFAVAEDDLATSPMSDMEAPSVPEARDRVLEDWELKLVWQASHKLGSPFGPLVRLLVVTGARREEVAGLTWGELREASAMWHLPAERAKNGFAFDLPLSSLAVQELDALKGKGDKWPRKGLLFSTTGKTPVSGFSKAKARLDAEIAKLNDKEPLSPWRLHDLRRTLATGMQRLGVRFEVTEALLNHISGAKSGVAGVYQRHDWADEKRTAIEAWACHVAGLLVEKDKSNVVVLADKRA from the coding sequence ATGGCGACCGCGCGCATAACCAAGAGCCTGCTTGATGGTCTGACGCCGGGGGCTAAAGATGCCTTCGTGTGGGACAGCAAGCTTGCGGGCTTCGGGGTCAAGGTGACGCCCTCGGGGTCCAAAGTCTTTGTCTATCAGTATCGCCTCGGTGGGCGCGGCGCGAAGGTGCGGCGCTACACCATCGGCAAATTCGGTCCTTTCACGCCTGACAAGGCGCGGCACGAAGCCGAGCATCTGGCGCGGCTCGTGGCGCAAGGTACCGATCCCCAACAGGTCAAGGCCAAGCATCGCCGCGAAGTGGTCGATCTGGCCTTTGACAAGTATGTTGAGCGTTTCGAGACGGACTATCTCAAGCGCGAATGGCCTGCGTCCTGTGCGGACGCCCGCGCGACGCTTGACCGCTTCGCCGTGCCTGTCCTCAAAAGCAAGCCCCTGCCTGCCATTGACCGGCGCGACATTCGGGCGGTGCTTCGGCCTGTGCAGGGAAAGCCTGCGACCGCGCGCAAGCTGTTTGCGATCCTGCGCCGTCTGTTCAAGTTTGCTGTTGCCGAGGATGATCTAGCGACCTCGCCCATGTCCGACATGGAAGCGCCCTCTGTTCCTGAAGCCCGCGACCGCGTGCTTGAGGATTGGGAATTGAAACTGGTCTGGCAGGCCTCGCACAAACTCGGCTCGCCGTTCGGGCCGCTGGTGCGCCTGCTAGTGGTGACGGGCGCGCGGCGTGAGGAAGTGGCTGGATTAACTTGGGGCGAACTGCGCGAAGCCTCTGCCATGTGGCACCTTCCAGCCGAACGGGCTAAGAATGGCTTTGCCTTCGATCTGCCGTTGTCATCGCTCGCTGTGCAGGAACTCGACGCGTTGAAGGGGAAGGGTGACAAGTGGCCGCGCAAGGGGCTGCTGTTCTCCACCACGGGCAAGACGCCCGTTAGCGGGTTCTCAAAGGCGAAGGCACGGCTCGATGCCGAAATTGCAAAGCTGAACGATAAGGAGCCTCTATCCCCGTGGCGGCTTCACGATCTGCGGCGGACGCTGGCAACGGGGATGCAGCGCCTCGGGGTGCGCTTTGAGGTGACCGAGGCACTGCTGAACCACATTAGCGGCGCGAAGTCCGGTGTGGCGGGTGTCTATCAGCGTCACGATTGGGCGGACGAAAAGCGCACGGCAATTGAGGCGTGGGCCTGCCATGTCGCGGGGCTGCTTGTGGAGAAGGATAAATCGAACGTGGTTGTGCTCGCTGACAAGCGGGCGTGA
- a CDS encoding AAA family ATPase, with translation MDDFDKRIEQLDRAHQKRLYVGGDEGGGLPPIAASPFALPDPASIPPRRWLLGKWLQRGELSAMIAPGGVGKTTFEVGLALSLASGKDLFDRGLPEGPRRVWFWNLEDDAQELARQFAAAALHHQIGASDIDGRLFVDGLDQKLCTAIETADGAQILEPVYEAVTRELRRRKIDVLKIDPFVSSHAVNENDNGKIDAIAKRWKRVAQDCDCAILLVHHSRKTGGNAVTAEDSRGASSLSGAVRTVLTLNPMSEEEGNRYGITEKADRRTIIRVDNGKSNRAPPENAFWFKLHSVDLGNGNGLSQGDQVGAAAIWQAPDPFEGLSVRDLYNVQHAIAGGDYAANVQASDWVGRAVADALGLDAGDKKDKGRISSLLASWINSGALAVEKRKDKAKGRERPFVVVGNWIKPDEIPTSKSGVGTGGGSGEIPAQNPTPPHPPYRGGRGGGVGEGLGAGSGVVAHA, from the coding sequence ATGGATGATTTCGACAAGCGGATTGAGCAACTCGACCGCGCCCACCAAAAGCGCCTCTATGTGGGGGGCGATGAGGGCGGGGGCCTGCCTCCGATCGCTGCGTCGCCTTTCGCCCTGCCTGACCCTGCCTCGATCCCGCCGCGTCGCTGGCTGCTCGGCAAGTGGCTACAGCGTGGCGAACTTAGTGCGATGATCGCCCCCGGCGGCGTCGGCAAGACTACTTTCGAAGTGGGCTTGGCGCTATCGTTGGCGAGCGGAAAGGATCTGTTCGACCGTGGCTTGCCGGAAGGCCCGCGCCGCGTGTGGTTCTGGAACCTCGAAGACGACGCGCAAGAGCTGGCACGGCAATTCGCTGCTGCGGCTCTGCATCATCAAATCGGGGCTTCGGACATTGACGGGCGGTTGTTCGTCGATGGCCTCGACCAGAAGCTTTGCACCGCCATTGAAACGGCGGACGGGGCACAAATCCTCGAGCCCGTTTATGAGGCGGTCACGCGGGAACTGCGACGACGCAAGATTGATGTTCTCAAGATTGACCCCTTCGTTTCGAGCCATGCGGTCAACGAAAACGACAACGGAAAGATCGACGCGATAGCCAAGCGGTGGAAGCGTGTCGCGCAAGATTGCGACTGCGCGATCCTGCTCGTCCACCATAGCCGCAAGACGGGTGGCAATGCTGTCACCGCCGAAGACTCGCGCGGGGCGTCCTCGCTTAGCGGTGCTGTCCGAACAGTGCTGACCCTCAATCCCATGAGCGAGGAAGAGGGCAACCGCTACGGCATCACGGAGAAGGCTGACCGCCGGACGATCATTCGCGTCGATAACGGCAAAAGCAACCGCGCCCCGCCCGAAAACGCCTTCTGGTTCAAGCTGCACTCTGTGGACCTCGGCAACGGCAACGGACTTTCGCAGGGCGATCAGGTTGGCGCTGCGGCGATCTGGCAAGCGCCCGACCCCTTCGAAGGCCTGTCCGTACGCGACCTCTACAACGTGCAACATGCCATCGCAGGCGGGGACTACGCGGCCAACGTGCAGGCCTCCGATTGGGTCGGGCGCGCTGTAGCAGACGCCTTGGGCCTCGATGCTGGCGACAAGAAGGATAAGGGCCGTATCTCGTCACTGCTCGCGTCGTGGATCAATAGCGGCGCGCTGGCCGTAGAGAAGCGCAAAGACAAGGCGAAGGGACGCGAAAGGCCCTTTGTCGTGGTCGGAAACTGGATCAAGCCTGACGAAATCCCCACCTCGAAAAGTGGGGTGGGGACAGGTGGGGGAAGTGGGGAAATTCCCGCCCAGAACCCTACCCCACCCCACCCCCCTTATAGGGGTGGGCGTGGTGGTGGGGTGGGGGAAGGCCTCGGCGCGGGAAGTGGGGTGGTGGCTCATGCCTAG
- a CDS encoding helix-turn-helix transcriptional regulator: MEELLDTKAAAPRIGVAPATLENWRSLGIGPRFIKTAGRKGRVLYDPADIEAWKDERRYQSTSEAGAA; encoded by the coding sequence ATGGAAGAATTGCTCGACACGAAAGCCGCCGCGCCGCGCATCGGCGTAGCTCCCGCGACGCTTGAGAACTGGCGTTCGCTGGGTATCGGCCCGCGCTTCATCAAGACCGCTGGCCGCAAGGGGCGCGTCCTCTATGATCCCGCCGATATCGAGGCGTGGAAAGATGAGCGTCGTTACCAGTCCACTTCGGAAGCGGGGGCTGCGTGA
- a CDS encoding GNAT family N-acetyltransferase codes for MFGFYTLSLMSLRPEDASPDEAQAKFGSWAIPLVYLGQIGVHQEYQRGHGIGSTLMTHAFERTLEIANLAGTFGLALDAIDEDRAQWYERLSFDRYGVEQDGRIKMVCSLNIIKQALAS; via the coding sequence GTGTTCGGATTCTACACGCTCTCTCTCATGTCGTTGCGTCCCGAGGATGCTTCGCCAGATGAAGCGCAGGCCAAATTTGGAAGTTGGGCCATACCGCTGGTTTACCTCGGCCAAATCGGTGTGCATCAAGAATATCAACGCGGCCACGGTATCGGAAGCACGCTGATGACGCATGCATTCGAGCGCACGCTAGAGATAGCCAACCTTGCAGGCACTTTCGGCTTAGCGCTCGATGCGATCGATGAAGATCGCGCGCAATGGTATGAACGCCTCAGCTTCGACCGATACGGAGTCGAGCAGGATGGTCGCATTAAGATGGTTTGCTCGTTAAACATCATCAAACAAGCGCTGGCGAGTTAG
- the ribB gene encoding 3,4-dihydroxy-2-butanone-4-phosphate synthase has translation MNTSLITRVRDLVTSGTMTRAGLARAAGLHANTLRDCGDDGWNPTAETLAKLEAFLAANDDRPVLATIEEIIDEARNGRMYILVDDEDRENEGDLIIPAQMATPQAINFMATHGRGLICLALTKDRVEHLGLQPMSRNNKESMQTAFTISIEAREGVTTGISAADRARTISVAIDAAKGADDLVTPGHVFPLMARDGGTLVRAGHTEAAVDISRLAGLNPSGVICEIMNEDGTMARLDDLIAFARKHDLKIGTIRDLIAYRMRNDHLVERLSERAFTSDYGGQWRMITYRDRVAGSEAYVLQKGHVIPGEPTLARVHPISVFDDVLGQPGPRKRTLQRAMDAIGAHGSGVIVILTGRVGTGTWAAGEEQRNIGIGSQILVDLGVSEMVLLSNSRPDLVALEGYGLTITDFHPIPE, from the coding sequence ATGAACACATCGCTCATCACACGCGTTCGCGATCTCGTCACATCAGGCACGATGACCCGGGCCGGCCTCGCCCGCGCCGCCGGACTCCACGCCAACACGCTGCGCGATTGCGGCGACGATGGCTGGAACCCCACCGCCGAGACCCTCGCCAAGCTAGAGGCCTTCCTCGCCGCCAATGATGATCGCCCGGTGCTCGCCACCATCGAGGAAATCATCGACGAGGCACGCAACGGCCGCATGTACATCCTCGTCGACGATGAAGACCGCGAGAACGAGGGCGATCTCATCATCCCGGCGCAGATGGCAACCCCGCAGGCGATCAACTTCATGGCCACCCACGGGCGCGGCCTCATCTGCCTCGCGCTCACCAAGGACCGCGTCGAACACCTCGGGTTGCAGCCGATGAGCCGCAACAACAAGGAATCGATGCAGACCGCTTTCACCATCTCGATCGAGGCCCGCGAAGGCGTGACCACCGGCATCTCGGCCGCCGACCGCGCGCGGACCATCTCTGTCGCGATTGATGCCGCCAAGGGTGCCGACGATCTGGTTACCCCCGGCCACGTCTTCCCGCTGATGGCGCGCGACGGCGGCACGCTGGTGCGTGCCGGGCACACGGAGGCGGCGGTCGACATCTCGCGGCTCGCCGGCCTCAACCCCTCGGGCGTGATCTGCGAGATCATGAACGAGGACGGGACCATGGCCCGGCTCGACGACCTCATCGCCTTCGCGCGCAAGCACGATCTCAAGATCGGCACGATCCGCGACCTCATCGCCTACCGGATGCGCAACGATCATCTGGTCGAGCGCCTGTCCGAGCGCGCCTTCACCTCGGACTACGGCGGCCAGTGGCGGATGATCACCTACCGCGACCGCGTGGCGGGAAGCGAGGCCTATGTCCTCCAGAAGGGCCATGTCATTCCCGGCGAGCCCACTCTCGCCCGGGTCCACCCGATCTCGGTGTTCGACGACGTGCTGGGCCAGCCCGGCCCCCGCAAGCGCACGCTCCAGCGCGCGATGGACGCCATCGGCGCGCACGGCTCGGGGGTGATCGTGATCCTCACCGGTCGCGTCGGCACCGGCACCTGGGCAGCGGGCGAGGAGCAGCGCAATATCGGCATCGGCTCGCAGATCCTCGTCGATCTCGGGGTGAGCGAGATGGTGCTGCTGTCGAACAGCCGCCCCGATCTCGTCGCGCTCGAGGGCTACGGCCTTACCATCACCGACTTCCACCCCATTCCGGAGTAA